Proteins encoded together in one Pseudomonas sp. Seg1 window:
- a CDS encoding GspH/FimT family pseudopilin, with translation MDHRTKGFTLIELLVAIAIFVIMITLAVPAFTRSIQGSKADTEMGDLQRAINFARLEAIDRGVTTRLRPTAGGSVWTGELSVYDSTGTPANVLRVVPAMSSGATLTLTSGVTALDFNNLGGLAAPSTAVAISYTLGTQSRTLNVCLNGRIQLGGSCG, from the coding sequence TACAAAAGGTTTCACGCTGATCGAGTTGCTGGTCGCGATTGCCATCTTCGTGATCATGATCACTCTGGCGGTGCCGGCATTTACCCGCTCGATACAAGGCAGCAAAGCCGATACGGAAATGGGCGACCTGCAGCGGGCAATCAATTTCGCAAGACTTGAGGCCATTGATCGAGGCGTGACCACCCGCCTGCGTCCAACCGCCGGGGGCAGCGTCTGGACCGGCGAATTGTCGGTCTACGACAGTACTGGCACTCCGGCCAATGTGTTGCGGGTTGTTCCGGCAATGAGCAGTGGTGCGACTCTGACGCTAACCTCTGGAGTGACCGCGCTGGATTTCAACAATCTGGGAGGTCTGGCGGCGCCGTCCACGGCGGTGGCCATCAGTTACACGTTGGGCACGCAAAGCAGGACGCTGAACGTGTGTTTGAACGGACGAATTCAACTGGGTGGAAGTTGCGGATGA
- a CDS encoding PilC/PilY family type IV pilus protein, with product MRSIERCGSLLIGILMSLYLAAPAWAFTPSDSPLLSAAAVPPNVMLLIDDSGSMNSIIYAAGFDPTVDRTPARQCNALLGLCLSSTAITGDPIFLSSLPTSGCSGGAYAFYNNSLAPLCLKLPDPVGSGNTRYSGDYISYVVGLAINNGTRDFTNGAIPNDYRINVARNVSTALVTSNRTLRMGLSTFNPATSNNSGNGGYIARSIADLSPVSGSVTQAQADTNYNALISAINNLSAVANTPLAETYYEITRYMRGMAPYYNSTPATYTSPIQYRCQRNYGVVITDGLPTYDRTFPTNDPLGGTRLPNWDGVNNDGNNLNGDNEGDTLYLDDIAKFAFDIDMRSTGTDAAGKSWNAVDFPKQNMNTYTVGFTADNDMLSDAASYGQGRYYQATDSTGLNAALSSALSDITSKAGSGGSGVTSGTTLASGTSYFQTSYDPKDWRGTIKSFGFNSAGAVNTSATLWTTDTTIVPSATAPAYQSWNTTSNAAVTLAYGNFSATQQTTLGQGLPTGITGNDLVEWSKGTNKTGLKVRSVLLGDIINSPLVLASPTDKTASDLSGDTTYTSYLTTKAANMSASLVVNANDGFVNVINSANGTRRYAYMPSSVLPSLRLIADPTYINGVSHKFLVDGQVGVFDAQLNSAWKTLAIGGTGAGGKTFYALQLFDASAGNVLRALWEVSAPATASTANAFNDLGYAYARPEVARLADGRWAAFIANGYGSNSGVAALYVLDVRDGSLIKKIVIDSTETTNGLSSVKLKVNSQNVVQAAYGGDLKGRLWKFDLSATSTDSWGVAFSGKPLFTTAGGATQPITAQPLLADNSLGGKQIFVGTGKFNETADKTNKDLQAFYSVWDADGGSGQLTVSSLQAQAVTGVFSGSTGQFITTTQNDTTYPGEKGWYLPLVYNNALTGERVINQASLVLGRIIFTTASVDTTDPCSSFGTGKLVELDAFSGKMLNYAVLDTNNDGVVDSNDTISSGVIFTGGIPTLNAIVNGATRKIVNDSSGGITTLVEKSGGGSRRIMWRQIQ from the coding sequence ATGCGAAGTATTGAACGCTGCGGATCGCTGCTGATTGGCATACTGATGAGTTTGTATCTGGCCGCACCGGCCTGGGCGTTCACGCCGTCCGACTCGCCGCTGCTGAGTGCGGCGGCGGTGCCACCCAACGTCATGCTGCTGATCGACGACTCGGGGAGTATGAACAGCATCATTTACGCGGCGGGGTTCGATCCGACTGTCGATCGCACACCGGCCCGGCAATGTAACGCCTTGCTCGGCTTGTGCCTGAGTTCGACGGCGATCACCGGTGATCCGATATTTCTATCGAGCTTGCCGACTTCGGGATGTTCCGGCGGGGCATACGCGTTCTACAACAACAGCCTGGCGCCGCTATGCCTGAAACTGCCGGATCCTGTGGGCAGCGGCAACACCCGCTATTCAGGGGATTACATTTCTTACGTGGTCGGGCTGGCCATCAATAACGGCACCCGGGATTTCACCAACGGGGCAATCCCCAACGACTACCGCATCAACGTTGCGCGCAACGTTTCCACGGCGCTGGTTACCAGTAACCGGACCCTGCGCATGGGCCTGTCGACTTTCAATCCGGCCACCAGCAACAACTCCGGCAATGGCGGCTACATTGCCCGCTCCATCGCCGATCTGTCGCCAGTCTCCGGTAGCGTCACCCAGGCCCAGGCGGACACCAACTACAACGCGCTCATTTCAGCGATCAATAACTTGAGTGCCGTGGCCAACACGCCATTGGCCGAAACCTATTACGAAATCACCCGCTACATGCGCGGCATGGCGCCGTATTACAACTCCACGCCAGCCACCTATACCAGCCCGATTCAGTACCGCTGCCAGAGAAACTACGGCGTGGTGATTACTGACGGCTTGCCGACCTATGACCGAACCTTTCCAACTAACGATCCGCTCGGCGGTACCCGATTGCCGAACTGGGACGGCGTCAACAATGACGGCAATAACCTCAATGGCGATAACGAAGGCGACACGCTGTATCTGGATGACATCGCCAAATTCGCCTTCGATATCGACATGCGCTCGACCGGCACCGACGCGGCAGGCAAGAGCTGGAACGCGGTGGATTTTCCCAAGCAGAACATGAACACCTACACCGTGGGTTTCACCGCTGATAACGACATGCTCTCGGATGCGGCGAGTTACGGGCAGGGCCGCTACTATCAGGCGACCGACAGCACCGGTCTCAATGCCGCATTGTCGTCGGCACTCAGCGACATCACCTCCAAGGCGGGTTCCGGCGGTAGCGGTGTTACCAGCGGCACCACACTGGCCAGCGGCACCAGTTATTTCCAGACCAGTTACGACCCCAAGGACTGGCGTGGCACGATCAAGTCCTTCGGCTTTAACTCGGCGGGCGCGGTCAATACATCTGCGACCCTCTGGACCACCGACACCACCATCGTTCCGAGCGCTACCGCGCCGGCTTACCAGTCGTGGAATACCACCAGTAACGCGGCGGTGACGCTGGCTTACGGCAATTTTTCCGCGACACAACAGACCACGCTGGGCCAAGGTCTGCCCACCGGCATCACCGGCAATGATCTGGTGGAATGGAGCAAAGGCACCAACAAGACCGGGCTCAAGGTGCGCAGTGTGTTGCTGGGCGACATCATCAACTCGCCACTGGTGCTGGCTTCACCTACGGATAAAACCGCCTCCGACCTGTCTGGCGATACCACTTACACCAGTTACCTGACCACTAAGGCGGCGAACATGAGTGCCAGTCTGGTGGTGAACGCCAACGACGGTTTCGTCAACGTGATCAACTCGGCCAACGGCACCCGGCGTTACGCCTACATGCCGTCCAGCGTGTTGCCGTCTCTGCGCCTGATTGCCGATCCGACCTACATCAACGGCGTCAGCCACAAGTTTCTGGTGGACGGTCAGGTTGGCGTGTTTGACGCGCAACTCAACAGTGCCTGGAAAACCCTCGCCATCGGCGGCACCGGTGCTGGCGGCAAGACATTCTATGCATTGCAACTGTTCGACGCTTCGGCAGGCAACGTCCTTCGCGCACTTTGGGAAGTCAGTGCACCGGCCACCGCCAGCACCGCCAACGCTTTTAATGATCTGGGTTACGCCTATGCGCGGCCGGAAGTGGCACGCTTGGCCGACGGGCGTTGGGCAGCCTTTATCGCCAACGGTTACGGCAGCAACTCGGGCGTGGCGGCGCTGTACGTGCTGGATGTGCGGGATGGGTCACTGATCAAGAAAATCGTCATCGACAGTACGGAAACCACCAACGGCCTGTCCTCGGTGAAGCTCAAGGTCAATTCGCAAAATGTCGTGCAGGCTGCCTATGGCGGTGACTTGAAAGGGCGACTGTGGAAGTTCGACCTGAGCGCGACATCGACCGACAGTTGGGGCGTGGCGTTTTCCGGCAAGCCGTTATTCACAACGGCGGGTGGGGCGACTCAGCCAATTACTGCGCAACCGTTGCTGGCTGACAATTCTCTGGGCGGCAAACAGATTTTCGTCGGCACCGGCAAGTTCAACGAAACCGCCGACAAGACCAACAAGGATTTGCAGGCGTTCTACTCGGTGTGGGATGCCGATGGTGGCTCGGGGCAGCTCACCGTCAGCAGTTTGCAGGCACAGGCAGTGACGGGCGTGTTCTCTGGCAGTACCGGGCAATTCATCACCACGACCCAGAACGACACGACGTACCCGGGCGAGAAGGGTTGGTACCTGCCGTTGGTGTATAACAACGCGCTGACTGGCGAGCGGGTAATCAATCAGGCCAGTCTGGTGCTTGGGCGGATCATCTTCACCACGGCGAGCGTTGATACCACCGATCCATGTTCCAGTTTTGGCACCGGCAAACTGGTCGAACTCGATGCGTTCAGCGGTAAGATGCTCAACTACGCGGTGCTCGATACCAACAACGATGGTGTGGTCGACAGCAATGACACGATTTCCAGTGGCGTGATATTCACCGGCGGCATTCCGACCCTGAACGCCATCGTCAACGGCGCAACGCGCAAGATTGTGAACGACTCCAGTGGCGGCATTACTACCCTGGTGGAAAAATCCGGCGGCGGCAGCCGTCGTATCATGTGGCGACAAATACAGTAA
- a CDS encoding prepilin-type N-terminal cleavage/methylation domain-containing protein, with protein MKRQNQGFGLIELLIALALGLIVVLGVVQTFIAAKNTYVSQNSAAAMQEDARFVLSKMIQEIRMVGMFGCLGTITDSSTAGDFNAAQITPISWDNANLKLTLVTSDVGSGGGTPTWTVLSDCRNSATAYTGLRSPATGQIAFPIRRLIYNFSNNQILMGTGSGTPTQQVLVNNVSAFNVTFGLASSATDVAASTYSANPSDPARIRSVRLSLTLTDPNNRVSNQTFNVVAALRNRLQ; from the coding sequence ATGAAGCGCCAAAACCAGGGTTTCGGTCTGATTGAATTGCTGATCGCTCTGGCACTGGGGCTGATCGTGGTATTAGGCGTGGTGCAGACGTTCATCGCGGCAAAAAACACCTATGTCAGTCAGAACAGCGCCGCCGCCATGCAGGAGGACGCACGTTTTGTGTTGAGCAAGATGATTCAGGAAATACGCATGGTGGGCATGTTCGGATGCCTAGGCACTATCACCGACTCGAGCACGGCCGGTGATTTCAATGCGGCGCAGATCACACCGATCAGTTGGGACAATGCCAATCTCAAACTGACCCTGGTGACCTCGGATGTCGGCAGTGGCGGTGGCACGCCTACCTGGACGGTGCTGTCCGATTGCCGTAACAGCGCGACGGCCTATACCGGCTTGCGTAGTCCGGCGACCGGGCAGATCGCTTTCCCGATCCGGCGTCTGATCTACAACTTCAGTAACAACCAGATCCTGATGGGGACCGGCAGCGGCACGCCAACCCAGCAGGTGCTGGTCAACAACGTCAGTGCGTTCAACGTGACGTTTGGTCTGGCCAGTTCTGCGACGGATGTCGCGGCATCGACTTACAGCGCCAATCCCAGCGATCCGGCACGTATTCGCAGTGTGCGTCTGAGCCTGACCCTCACCGATCCGAATAACCGGGTGAGCAATCAAACCTTCAACGTGGTTGCCGCCTTGCGCAACCGCTTGCAATGA
- a CDS encoding PilX N-terminal domain-containing pilus assembly protein encodes MMISLHQRQAQRGMVLLVSLVFLLLLTLIGLSSMQSANLQEKMAGSVSLRNQSFQTAEAALRVGESAVQLDSYSLAVCSGTTQCAPPAESSVVSAAGLNSTSGVTWIAAGNGFYGVQNIGTTLTAVNVPSNTSATLYRVTAVGIAGTSRSVVESVYAKY; translated from the coding sequence ATGATGATTTCTTTGCATCAGCGACAGGCACAGCGCGGCATGGTGCTTCTGGTCAGTCTGGTGTTTCTGCTGCTGCTGACGCTGATCGGGCTGTCGTCGATGCAGAGTGCCAACCTGCAGGAAAAAATGGCCGGTAGCGTGAGCCTGCGCAATCAGTCGTTCCAGACCGCCGAAGCAGCGTTGCGCGTGGGCGAGAGCGCAGTGCAACTGGACAGTTATTCGTTGGCGGTGTGCAGCGGCACGACGCAATGTGCGCCTCCGGCAGAGTCATCAGTGGTCAGTGCGGCGGGGCTCAATTCGACCTCGGGGGTGACCTGGATCGCAGCGGGCAATGGCTTTTATGGTGTGCAGAACATCGGGACGACACTCACCGCCGTCAATGTACCGAGCAACACTTCGGCAACGCTGTATCGGGTGACCGCTGTCGGCATTGCCGGCACTTCGCGTAGCGTGGTGGAGAGTGTCTATGCGAAGTATTGA
- the pilV gene encoding type IV pilus modification protein PilV, producing the protein MRAGSKGVQQGMTLIEVLVALLILTVGLLGAAAVQLNALKYTDSSRMTSQASFIAYDMMDRIRANSGADYTVTPPTSGNLGVTRDQDLYDFTTNIVNFGGPTATGSITLNQRVYTITITWSDARAANTASAQRSFVLSSRAAVDPVATP; encoded by the coding sequence ATGAGGGCAGGGAGCAAGGGCGTACAGCAAGGCATGACGCTGATTGAAGTGTTGGTCGCGTTGCTGATTCTGACGGTCGGACTGCTGGGGGCGGCGGCGGTGCAATTGAATGCACTGAAGTACACCGACAGTTCACGCATGACCAGTCAGGCCAGTTTCATCGCCTACGACATGATGGACCGCATCCGCGCCAACTCCGGCGCCGATTACACGGTCACGCCACCGACCTCCGGTAACCTCGGCGTGACACGTGATCAGGATCTCTACGACTTCACCACCAACATCGTCAATTTCGGCGGGCCGACGGCCACCGGCAGCATCACTCTTAACCAACGGGTCTACACGATCACCATCACCTGGAGTGACGCCCGGGCAGCGAATACCGCCAGTGCCCAGCGCAGTTTTGTGCTGAGCAGCCGCGCTGCGGTGGATCCGGTGGCCACACCATGA